The sequence below is a genomic window from Zygosaccharomyces rouxii strain CBS732 chromosome D complete sequence.
GCCCCTACaagatgatggtgaatcagacgatgaagaagatttgataTAGAGCGTTGATACAGTAGTTTAGTATTCCTGCGATATAATTTGTATTTTTATAGTTCTTTTGATCTACGTGCATAGATAGATATCTCTAACCAGGTTAAAAGTTGTCGAGATTCTTCAACTCCGATGAGCCTAACAATAGCTAGTTTATGCAGTAAAAAAGGAACCATAGAAGATGGCCCTTGAAGAAGTTACGGTGATTtgtgaatttgaaaaagtccTGAATGAATGTCCAGAGGGTTTTGAGCCATATCAATTGCTATTGACGCAGCTAGATCCAATTGTCAGAAGGTCATCTCAGGATGAGGAGTACCGTCAATGCTTAGCCAATGCAGAAGATATATGGCAGTCTTTGAGACGAGTTCTACAGAACTTGAAAGGCACTGATAATACACAGGATATACGGTCCATTTATTTGAGATGTTTAAGAGGATTATTTATATTGATGAGAAACCTTTCTGTGAGTAACCAAATGATTCCACAACAATTACGTTTGCATAAAGTGGCAGTAGAGGCTTTTGTAAAAGCTGTAATGAATTCAATATGTCATGATGAGATGGAAATTTCCTTATATGTGGCGGCTACTAGTTTTCTATATAACATTACCAAGACAGCCGTTGGTTTAGACAAGGAAACTTTCGAATCACTAGATCCTTTTCTAAAATACCCCCTTAACCATTTGAGTCAATCTGAACAAATATTATATCCATACATGATGTTCTTCCTCAATTTGACATATAATGATGAGTTTTTGTACCGCCTTCTAAGGCCAAAGGATCAAACAGATATTCTCTATGAATTACTGATGCGAGTGACATCTGTACAAGATCACAATGACGACCAGAATTACTGGGCTCACTTATCTaacaaagatgaaattgattcatTGGATGCAATcttaatgaaaatattcatcaatatcGTCACTAGTGAATCGTTAGGCCCATATCTGCAAAATGCTAGAACCAGCGACCAcagaaaattttcaagaatATCCAGGATCTCTCAGCTAATAGTCGCGAGCCGTGAAAACTGGgataaatttcaacttACAGGTATTATGAGTTGGTGTTTTACACTCATGCGACAAACCGCCCAAGAAACAGAACAATATTTCCAACAGAaaatcgatgaagaagataaagCTGAACCGTTACATGAAACATTAAACATCTGTCTCGATGTTATCTCTCATTTATCAGCAAATGACCATGTTCAGCAATACATTTTGTCATACCAAGGTTTGGAAACACTAATATCATTACTTCGAATCCTACAACAAAACCTAATACGGATcaacttttacaaaggCATCGATGGCTCCATCAAATCAATAAAAGCTACTGATTCCAAAAGCGATAAAATAGATGACAAGCAAATCCTGAGTCGAAGAATCGATCTTACAACCAACCAAATTCGTGCCAGTAATTTCCCAGGATCTAAATCATTTATCATTGAAATTCTGGCTTCCTTGGCCCACGAAAATGCTATGGTGAAGGATAAGGTAAGGGAATTACATGGATTGGAACTTGTTTTATCCAACTGTGTCATCGATGATAACGATCCATTCATCAAGGAAAGAAGCATCATATGCATTAAATTCTTgttaaaagaaaatgcaGCCAATCAAGACTTTGTGGCCCAACTAGAGGCTCAAAAATCTGTCCCAGACGAAACTTTGGCCGATGTTGGTTACGAAGTCAAAATTGGCACTGACGGTAAGATCCGTCTGCAATCAAAGAactaattttgaaaacgttgtatatatattataAGATCGTAGATACATACATGTGGATATAATATTAAACTAGATTATTCATCTAATTTACAATCCCATCTTTGCACTTTCCTCGTCAATGATGGATTCTATCAATTTCAGATCAGCTCTGTCGACCAACTTGATCTTCTTTTCCATTGTAGAAAGCTTTCTCAACTCATCAGGTAGAACATctctttcaaaagagtAAGTACCGAAAGAGGACAATGCTTGATTAACAGCTTCTGCAAATTTTGCTGGGTGAGCGGTAGACAAAGAAACGTAGTGAATGGAGTTGTCCTTGTCTGCAGCGATCAATCTTTCAGCGGCAGTAACACCAACAGCGGTATGAGGATCCAAGATATAATGCTGAGGGTTTTGAGAAACCTCGTAAACCTTCTTGATGGTGGCAAGAGTCTCTTCATTGGAAACCCTGTCGGAAGCAAAATCCTTCAATGCACCTTCCACGATGACCTTTTCCACTTGGAATTTACCCTCGGTCTTTAGTTGTTGGAACCAGTCGTTGACAATTTGACCAGCCTTCAAAGAGTCACCGTCTGCCAAATATTCTAGAGCCAAGTACCACAGTAATCTTTCGAAGTTGGAAGACACCAGAATGTCCATGGCTGGGGAGTGGGTGGAAGCCACTTCGTCAGACCTTTCATAGACACCAGACTTCAAAAATCTGTCCAAGATGTCATTTTCATTTGTGGCAataaccaatttttccactGGCAATCCCATCTTCTTAGCGAAATAACCGGCCAACATATCACCAAAGTTACCGCTGGGCACAACaaacttcaatttttcagcctTACCACCAGTAGCTTGGAAATAAGCGTAGAAGTAGTAAGTCATTTGGGACAAAATTCTTGCCCAGTTGATGGAATTCACAGCACCAACGTTGTGTCTACTGTTGAATTCTTTGTCACCGAAGATAGCCTTCACGATGTCTTGACATTTGTCAAAAGTACCTTGCACAGACAAAGTTTGCACGTTCTTATCTGGCACGACAGTCATCTGTTCTTCTTGCAATGGAGAAATTCTACCAGTTGGATATAAGATGAAGACAGAAACATCCTTCTTACCTCTTAGACCATAGATAGAAGCTGAACCAGTATCACCAGAGGTAGCACCTACCACTGTgatcttctttctttgctCTGAAGGTAGATCCTTGTTGGTTCTCTCTAAGAAATATTCGAACAAATTACCTAGAAATTGTAATGCCACATCTTTGAAAGCGTAGGTTGGACCATGGAATAATTCTAAAACATGTAGATTCTCTTTGTCACCGGTAATATTCTTAGCTACTGGAGTCACATCAGATGAACGGAAGGTAGAGTATGATCTTGTAATTAGATCTTTCAAGTCAGCATCTGGGATTTCATCCTGAGGAATGTAAAGTCTcatgatttcaaattgcaAATCTTGGAATGAGAGCTTAGCCCATTTACCAAACAAAACGTCTTGAGACACCTGTGGAATTTCTGGGGGGACGAATAAACCACCATCACTAGCCAAACCTTGGATCACAACATCTTCGAAGGAATAAGTCTGCTTATCAGAGGACCTGGTGGATCTGTAAACTTGAGAAGGGGAAACCATGACTGCAGAAAGTAGTACAATCACTCAATAGAGATATGAAAAGGCGCTGAACCCAAACGATTTGAATATATGTGTAAATTTATAAGTTGTTAATATCATTACAAAGTGAAAATTTTGGTCATCGACATGACTAACTCTATAAGAGAGTGATCACGTGATATTTAATACAATAGTACTAGTGcgtaataacaataataataatagatGGTTACACATTTCGTCCTAATCACATCCTACCATTGGATAGCAGTACTCCCAGACTTTCAAATAGCATCTGTTCGTTGTCCTTGTAAAATTGCGAACGTCTTACCGTATCTTCGTTGAAACCTTCATCGCCAGACAAAACTTTTAgagcatttgaagaagatgcaaTGTACTCCTGCAGCACACCAACTGGGTTCTTCGATAGTTCGTTGAAAAACTGGTATTTCTTGGCGCTTGCGTTTAGTTGTAGCAGTAATGCAGCGTTACGGGCTTCCAGTTCTTGCAATTGGGGCTTCAAGTCGGCAgtcaatttgttgaaatctGATAATAGCGATAATCCTTCCCTCTTGACTTCGTCCTCCTCCTTTGATTGCTGTGCAAAATTGGGTACTTCGACATCGAATACAAGCTCACCATAAGTGGAAGCCTTGTCAACGCGTACTGTGTAATCCACCTTGATGGATCTTATGGGAGAAACATGAGCATTTACCAATTTGAGCATTTCTGAAAGACGTAATGTGGTAGGTAAAGGTTCATCGCTGCCTGGTGCCGGCCTTTGGCGTATTAGTTTAGTCAAGCTAGGGTCTAGTTTGACTATAGTATTTTCACCGTTAGTGCTATCAGAGGAGGTACTAGTTGGAGCTCTTAAATTGTTCTCATCGTTGGTCAACAGACCATTAATTAAGATGTACTTGTACAACGAGTAAACCGCCTCATGTAGGGATCCTTGTGAAAGACCAATTACAGCAGCCAATTCAGGTGAGTATTCAAGAAGTTCACCTGTAACACctttcaattgaatggtAAGGGTGCATTCGATATTTTCAGAACCATTCCTCTTGATATCGAGCCCATCAAAGTCAACAGGATTTATGGGGTCAAAATGCCATTCAACTGCGTCCGTAATATCACTCTTTGGCTTTTCCTCTTGAACATTATTATCGTTAGGGTTACTTGGCATCTGCATCGGTAGTGAAAGTCCCACTAGCGAGTCGTTCCTTGTCCCATCCATGTCTACATCCTGGTCCTCAGCCTTAGGTCCATCCTCACCTTTAGAGTTctcatcttcgtcatcatcatcgtctCTTGGTTTCTTAAAATCTACCGCTATAGCCTGTAAGAAGGAACTAAATTTTGGCCTTGCTGGGTCCTGCACTTCCTGTGTATCCAGTAATCTTCCTTCGATCCTCATTGTCCATGACGCGTTTTGAATATCATTGTTCTCATCTTGCCATGGTTGATTCTCTGCAATATTAGATACGAAGATTCTCAGATATTTCACATCGTTCTTATTATGTGAAGTGGTGATACCtgatttagaattgttcCATTGAGACACACTTTGTTGTAAATCAATACGTTTCCTTGCTAGAAAAACGTCCACTCTTTTCTCAGATTCCTTTAGCTGTTCATAAGATTTTAATTCAGGAACTAGGTCACTCAAATGGTTTGGGATATAAGTATCGGTTGGTTGTGTAGTAGGAGTTGGATTAGTCTGTTTACTGGCTGTTAAAGGtactttaccattttcactTGCAACACCATTTGAACCAGCTGGAACTGGACCTCCCCCTTTCACATTCCTAACAGGAATTCTATTAGGCAATTGGGACATATTGCAAACTGCTTGAACTCCTAATGTCTATTGATTTTCACCTCTTTCTTGCTTGTTTACTATTatgcaaagaattgaaatttttcaacaagaGTTGATTGTCAGAGACAAACTCATCTTTTGGAACCAAGATATTTGAGCCAAATTACGAAGGAAACACGAAAATTAAGGGCTCGTCGAGGCATCTAGGACCTGTTCACCATGTTTAAGCCCACATCCATTTGCCTGAGTGCCCTCTCGAAACGTACAAAGAGGGTTAAAGTACagattttaaaagatttcCCCCAATTCCTGTTGTACAGAGGTGAAGTAGCACAAGTCAAACCATcattgatgagaaattaCTTGCATAATTACAATGGTGCTCGTTacattttacaagataATGATATCGATTTGGAGCTAATGAAATCTTTCGAGCAGAGACAAGAAGAGTTAAGATCCGCAAAGTCGGAATCTAAGACTAAAGAAGATGCTGTACATACTGCTGATACAACGCCAGACAAATCCTCCACACAATCTCCAGCACAAACAACTGCACCACAATCACAACAGCAGGAGCCCGAAAAGCCTAAGGGTGTATTAGAAAAAGATATCACAGTTAAAGACATTAAGATCCCCGGGTTGGACCTCTGAACAATTAATTTATACAAATTAAAAAGAATTCTAAGAAAGTCATGTAAATAATAACAAGATgcaatttttaaatttttaactcgttttttttcttccctCTACATCCTCACTTTTTGCTTATTCTTTGCACGTCTTTCTCTTCTGTCCCTCTtcttttgatcaaatttctcaGCATCACCAGATTGCTTCAACAGACGTCTTTGCTCCTTTTCAGCTTCGTGCTTCTTCTCTAATGCCATTTCTCTTTCCACTTGCTTCATGGTCTTAACGATTTTAGCCAATTCTTGTGAACGCAATTGTGAAGTCTTCTTTAACAAAtcattggtgatgaaaacGTGTGGATTCTTTTGAACCAAATCCTTTGTAAAATTGTCATATACTGCAATAACTGAACCTATCACATCCTTTAGTGCTTTAAATTGAGCTTTATTAGATGGGATCGAAGTACGAATAACGGCACGAGGTAAGAGATTGGcattccattttttttcagtcaATGGTTTTTCTGTAGGTAAATCGGTAAAACTGATACAGTGTAAGATCGAAGAAGCTTCTCTAAGaacttgaaagaaattgggTGCGTAATGTGAAATaaattcattcaattgattcattTCTGACATGTAAACATATTCCACAGGTAACTTGGCGGATTCAGTGGTGCGTGTCAATGACAAGTAATAATTATCACGACGAACTTCATTCATTGATGATTTATGGACCACTGAGGTgacaaatttaaaattgtttaaaataTCAGAGACATTAGCATTAGGTTTGGCAGTCTCATTAGCGACATAGATACCATTGGGCTTCACGACAATCTCACAATATTCATCCAGATCTTTAACAGTCATACTGGGGAAAAAAGTTCCTAGTAGTCTTTCCATCAACATGGCTGCAGGGTTACTACGTCCATACAGGTGGGCCCTAACACAAATACTTTCAACAGCCGAACGTCCAGTCGCAAAGGTGGTAAACCAAGTCTTTTGTTGTTCATCCAAATACTGCAGTTTAGATCCGTCCTTATTGGCAAATCCTACACGGGCAAATTGTTGATCGTTCTTAAAATAATCGTTCAATTGTGTGAACAACCCATCAGTCATTCGGGTATTATAATAAAGTCCTAGTTTGTAAAGTGCAAATACAATTGCAATCACAAGGAtaccaccaatttcaaaagtcCAATTGTAACGCGATAGTCTTTGCAAAATAGTCATTTGTTTGAGTTCCTCATAGGGTGTAGAAACGTACTCGTCATTAAATGAATTGACGAGCTCACTAAGTTTAAGCACAGGTGCCAATAGACCGCTCATGTTGACTCAAT
It includes:
- the RSC6 gene encoding Rsc6p (similar to uniprot|P53628 Saccharomyces cerevisiae YNR023W SNF12 73 kDa subunit of the SWI/SNF transcription activation complex homolog of Rsc6p subunit of the RSC chromatin remodeling complex), whose product is MSQLPNRIPVRNVKGGGPVPAGSNGVASENGKVPLTASKQTNPTPTTQPTDTYIPNHLSDLVPELKSYEQLKESEKRVDVFLARKRIDLQQSVSQWNNSKSGITTSHNKNDVKYLRIFVSNIAENQPWQDENNDIQNASWTMRIEGRLLDTQEVQDPARPKFSSFLQAIAVDFKKPRDDDDDEDENSKGEDGPKAEDQDVDMDGTRNDSLVGLSLPMQMPSNPNDNNVQEEKPKSDITDAVEWHFDPINPVDFDGLDIKRNGSENIECTLTIQLKGVTGELLEYSPELAAVIGLSQGSLHEAVYSLYKYILINGLLTNDENNLRAPTSTSSDSTNGENTIVKLDPSLTKLIRQRPAPGSDEPLPTTLRLSEMLKLVNAHVSPIRSIKVDYTVRVDKASTYGELVFDVEVPNFAQQSKEEDEVKREGLSLLSDFNKLTADLKPQLQELEARNAALLLQLNASAKKYQFFNELSKNPVGVLQEYIASSSNALKVLSGDEGFNEDTVRRSQFYKDNEQMLFESLGVLLSNGRM
- the THR4 gene encoding threonine synthase THR4 (highly similar to uniprot|P16120 Saccharomyces cerevisiae YCR053W THR4 threonine synthase), which encodes MVSPSQVYRSTRSSDKQTYSFEDVVIQGLASDGGLFVPPEIPQVSQDVLFGKWAKLSFQDLQFEIMRLYIPQDEIPDADLKDLITRSYSTFRSSDVTPVAKNITGDKENLHVLELFHGPTYAFKDVALQFLGNLFEYFLERTNKDLPSEQRKKITVVGATSGDTGSASIYGLRGKKDVSVFILYPTGRISPLQEEQMTVVPDKNVQTLSVQGTFDKCQDIVKAIFGDKEFNSRHNVGAVNSINWARILSQMTYYFYAYFQATGGKAEKLKFVVPSGNFGDMLAGYFAKKMGLPVEKLVIATNENDILDRFLKSGVYERSDEVASTHSPAMDILVSSNFERLLWYLALEYLADGDSLKAGQIVNDWFQQLKTEGKFQVEKVIVEGALKDFASDRVSNEETLATIKKVYEVSQNPQHYILDPHTAVGVTAAERLIAADKDNSIHYVSLSTAHPAKFAEAVNQALSSFGTYSFERDVLPDELRKLSTMEKKIKLVDRADLKLIESIIDEESAKMGL
- a CDS encoding uncharacterized protein (similar to uniprot|P53723 Saccharomyces cerevisiae YNR021W Hypothetical ORF), which codes for MSGLLAPVLKLSELVNSFNDEYVSTPYEELKQMTILQRLSRYNWTFEIGGILVIAIVFALYKLGLYYNTRMTDGLFTQLNDYFKNDQQFARVGFANKDGSKLQYLDEQQKTWFTTFATGRSAVESICVRAHLYGRSNPAAMLMERLLGTFFPSMTVKDLDEYCEIVVKPNGIYVANETAKPNANVSDILNNFKFVTSVVHKSSMNEVRRDNYYLSLTRTTESAKLPVEYVYMSEMNQLNEFISHYAPNFFQVLREASSILHCISFTDLPTEKPLTEKKWNANLLPRAVIRTSIPSNKAQFKALKDVIGSVIAVYDNFTKDLVQKNPHVFITNDLLKKTSQLRSQELAKIVKTMKQVEREMALEKKHEAEKEQRRLLKQSGDAEKFDQKKRDRRERRAKNKQKVRM
- the CTR86 gene encoding Ctr86p (similar to uniprot|P25355 Saccharomyces cerevisiae YCR054C CTR86 Essential protein of unknown function), with product MALEEVTVICEFEKVLNECPEGFEPYQLLLTQLDPIVRRSSQDEEYRQCLANAEDIWQSLRRVLQNLKGTDNTQDIRSIYLRCLRGLFILMRNLSVSNQMIPQQLRLHKVAVEAFVKAVMNSICHDEMEISLYVAATSFLYNITKTAVGLDKETFESLDPFLKYPLNHLSQSEQILYPYMMFFLNLTYNDEFLYRLLRPKDQTDILYELLMRVTSVQDHNDDQNYWAHLSNKDEIDSLDAILMKIFINIVTSESLGPYLQNARTSDHRKFSRISRISQLIVASRENWDKFQLTGIMSWCFTLMRQTAQETEQYFQQKIDEEDKAEPLHETLNICLDVISHLSANDHVQQYILSYQGLETLISLLRILQQNLIRINFYKGIDGSIKSIKATDSKSDKIDDKQILSRRIDLTTNQIRASNFPGSKSFIIEILASLAHENAMVKDKVRELHGLELVLSNCVIDDNDPFIKERSIICIKFLLKENAANQDFVAQLEAQKSVPDETLADVGYEVKIGTDGKIRLQSKN
- the MRPL50 gene encoding mitochondrial 54S ribosomal protein bL9m MRPL50 (similar to uniprot|P53724 Saccharomyces cerevisiae YNR022C MRPL50 Mitochondrial ribosomal protein of the large subunit not essential for mitochondrial translation), which codes for MFKPTSICLSALSKRTKRVKVQILKDFPQFLLYRGEVAQVKPSLMRNYLHNYNGARYILQDNDIDLELMKSFEQRQEELRSAKSESKTKEDAVHTADTTPDKSSTQSPAQTTAPQSQQQEPEKPKGVLEKDITVKDIKIPGLDL